A single genomic interval of Aureliella helgolandensis harbors:
- a CDS encoding GDP-mannose 4,6-dehydratase yields MPTALVTGISGQDGAYLAELLLQRGYIVHGLSRSHRASLPHLEGTSPNANLKFHRQPACQGAAWRALLEETAPDEIYHLAADSFIPNGWLDPAANIESNYSLTVHMLEAIRSECPHSRFLNACSREIFGHAASPSANEQTVMKPITPYGINKAASRWLVSSYREEYGLFATNAILFNHESPLRPAKFVTRKIAQGVAKIACGLSDYIELGNLQARRDWGFAGDYVDAMWRMLQANDPEDFVIGTGKTHSIAEFAELAFDVIGLDWEAHVKTAPALRRSCDAAAVAADSSLAREKLAWSAKMQLPELVRSMVMHDLSTVEQSLTAQHVA; encoded by the coding sequence ATGCCAACAGCACTTGTGACTGGGATTTCCGGGCAGGATGGGGCGTATCTGGCTGAACTGCTGCTCCAGCGAGGTTATATCGTGCACGGTTTGTCGCGATCGCATCGAGCTAGTCTGCCCCACTTGGAGGGGACATCCCCGAATGCCAACTTAAAGTTCCATCGGCAGCCAGCCTGCCAAGGTGCAGCGTGGCGAGCTCTGCTCGAGGAGACGGCCCCCGATGAAATCTACCACCTAGCTGCCGACAGCTTTATTCCCAATGGATGGTTGGACCCGGCGGCCAATATCGAATCCAATTACTCGTTGACGGTGCACATGTTGGAGGCGATCCGTAGTGAATGCCCACACTCGCGCTTTCTCAACGCCTGCTCGCGCGAGATCTTTGGTCATGCCGCGTCACCGTCGGCGAATGAACAGACCGTGATGAAGCCCATCACACCCTATGGAATTAACAAGGCTGCCTCGCGGTGGCTGGTATCGAGCTACCGCGAAGAGTATGGGCTGTTCGCCACGAATGCGATCCTTTTCAATCATGAATCACCACTCCGTCCAGCAAAGTTTGTAACTCGGAAAATTGCTCAGGGGGTTGCCAAAATTGCCTGTGGATTGAGCGACTATATCGAACTGGGGAATCTGCAAGCTCGTCGCGATTGGGGCTTTGCGGGCGACTATGTCGATGCGATGTGGCGCATGTTGCAGGCCAACGATCCTGAGGACTTTGTGATTGGAACTGGGAAAACCCACTCGATCGCTGAATTTGCAGAGCTTGCCTTTGATGTCATCGGGTTAGATTGGGAAGCTCATGTGAAAACCGCTCCCGCACTCCGCCGTTCTTGCGATGCGGCAGCCGTTGCCGCAGATAGTTCACTGGCCCGCGAAAAATTGGCCTGGAGTGCTAAAATGCAATTGCCGGAATTGGTCCGCTCGATGGTGATGCACGACCTGTCGACAGTGGAGCAATCCCTAACAGCCCAGCACGTCGCCTAG
- the dnaG gene encoding DNA primase, with amino-acid sequence MPNPTISIAYGVPVSFAFESDTKERVRAATDIVDLIGSRLELRRQGRNYVALCPWHKDSRPSLQVNTEKQIWKCWVCDIGGDVFTYLMQDQGLSFGDALRQLADRAGIALDQGKSDQRKYAANAERKAALYRTLAWAEEKFHKYLMDSQDGATAREYLKQRGISDESLELFKVGLAPNAWSVLLDSAKKQNLSAEVLEAAGMVIRRDRGGHYDRFRNRIMFPIRDRDKKTIAFGGRVLPGSDEGAKYINSPETRLFQKSQQLYGFDIAATPIRQTRQAVVMEGYTDVIIAHQFGVTNSVAVLGTALGTAHLKLLRHYCDQIVLLLDGDEAGQKRSDDVLELFLHAQMDVRVLTLPDKMDPADFLLKHGTDALKDLLADSVDAMEFKMRRVSTGFDPMVDTHRANQAVEEMLSLLAKVPSSGLISNESFRLRQNQILPRLARRFSIPEDSLRSRLTDLRKKGERLTKRPSQADAAQPTRLLRPGDLSPFERELLELIIVAPQVAPLALERVQSGWLECEAARQMLDAYQTLEFEGQSLEFESVMIALEDSSLKSLLVTLHDQANAKLQYTRDSAENRLQVLTQRMGEQQDVMRRQQLVSELQNNKMSEKAEMDVLQDMIREARLRQGLFDIPSSPEVPPQALDEKEPTNDNSDDVPLSEQSSPG; translated from the coding sequence GTGCCGAACCCAACGATCTCGATCGCCTACGGAGTGCCTGTGTCGTTCGCATTTGAATCTGATACCAAAGAGCGCGTCCGCGCCGCAACAGACATTGTCGACCTGATCGGCAGCCGGCTTGAGCTGCGCCGCCAGGGACGCAATTACGTTGCACTCTGCCCATGGCACAAGGACAGCCGCCCAAGTCTGCAGGTTAACACCGAGAAGCAGATCTGGAAGTGTTGGGTTTGCGATATTGGTGGCGACGTTTTCACCTACCTCATGCAGGATCAAGGGCTCAGCTTTGGAGATGCTCTGCGACAGCTGGCCGACCGAGCGGGCATTGCCTTAGATCAAGGTAAAAGCGACCAGCGCAAATACGCAGCCAACGCCGAGCGCAAGGCCGCGTTGTATCGCACGCTGGCTTGGGCCGAAGAGAAGTTCCACAAGTACTTGATGGATTCGCAAGACGGCGCCACCGCTCGGGAATACCTGAAGCAACGCGGTATTTCGGACGAGTCGCTCGAGCTGTTCAAAGTGGGACTGGCTCCCAACGCATGGTCGGTCTTGCTCGATAGTGCCAAAAAACAAAACCTGTCCGCCGAAGTGCTAGAAGCGGCTGGCATGGTGATTCGTCGCGATCGAGGCGGACACTATGACCGTTTCCGAAATCGGATCATGTTTCCCATCCGTGATCGCGACAAGAAGACCATCGCTTTCGGTGGCCGCGTCCTGCCCGGTAGCGATGAGGGCGCGAAATACATCAATTCTCCTGAAACCCGATTGTTTCAGAAGAGTCAGCAGCTCTACGGTTTTGATATCGCGGCCACCCCCATACGCCAGACGCGTCAAGCGGTGGTTATGGAGGGGTACACCGACGTCATCATTGCCCATCAATTCGGCGTCACCAATTCCGTGGCCGTACTCGGCACCGCATTGGGCACCGCTCATTTAAAGCTTCTTCGCCACTACTGCGACCAAATTGTACTGCTGCTCGATGGCGACGAAGCTGGACAAAAACGCAGCGACGACGTACTCGAACTGTTCCTGCATGCCCAGATGGACGTAAGAGTTCTGACGTTACCCGACAAAATGGATCCTGCCGACTTCCTCCTCAAACATGGTACCGATGCACTTAAGGATTTGCTGGCGGATTCGGTCGATGCCATGGAATTCAAGATGCGCCGCGTCAGCACTGGTTTTGACCCAATGGTGGACACCCACCGAGCCAACCAAGCAGTCGAGGAAATGCTGTCCCTGCTGGCAAAGGTTCCCAGCAGCGGCTTGATCAGCAATGAGTCGTTTCGCTTGCGGCAGAACCAAATCCTACCACGCCTGGCGCGACGATTTTCGATTCCCGAAGATTCCCTGCGCAGCCGCTTAACCGATTTGCGAAAGAAAGGGGAACGCCTTACCAAACGACCTTCACAGGCCGATGCTGCACAACCCACGCGATTGTTGCGTCCCGGGGATTTATCTCCCTTCGAACGCGAGCTACTGGAGCTGATTATTGTCGCACCACAAGTTGCCCCGCTTGCACTCGAACGAGTGCAGTCGGGCTGGCTTGAGTGCGAGGCGGCGCGTCAAATGCTCGATGCGTACCAAACACTCGAATTCGAAGGCCAGTCCCTAGAGTTTGAAAGCGTCATGATTGCCTTGGAGGATTCCTCCTTGAAAAGCCTGCTGGTCACCCTGCACGACCAGGCTAATGCCAAACTGCAGTACACGCGAGACTCTGCCGAGAACCGCCTGCAAGTGTTGACACAGCGAATGGGAGAGCAGCAAGATGTGATGCGCCGTCAGCAATTAGTAAGCGAATTGCAAAACAACAAGATGTCTGAAAAGGCGGAAATGGACGTTTTGCAAGACATGATTCGAGAAGCGCGTTTGCGCCAGGGGTTGTTCGACATTCCCTCTTCCCCCGAGGTACCTCCGCAGGCCTTGGATGAGAAGGAGCCGACGAACGAT
- a CDS encoding glutamate-5-semialdehyde dehydrogenase: MSLAIEEDLKTYCLTTAQKAKQASRQLGSLLTAQKDAWLLASADALEAATDEILAQNARDLSAAPEYGLSPAALDRLRLTPDRIAAIAHSLREIAALRDPIGQTLDGSVRPNGLEIRKVSVPLGTVFFIYESRPNVTVDAAAICVKSGNAVILRGGKEARYSSAAMVAVLARTAEECGIPPNAVQLVETIDRDAVGYFLSLSDLIDVAIPRGGKGLIERVVAEARMPVIKHYDGNCHVYLHESADEAMAVDIVVNSKCQRMGVCNACESLLVDRKVAKQLLPKVCQALTEQGIELRGDPETCQLVPAAKAASEDDWWAEYLGPTISIKVVDGIEQAIEHINHYGSHHTDAIVASTLAAAQAFTAAIDSSAVIVNASTRFNDGGAFGLGAEIGISTDKFHARGPCGLSELTTYKYLVHGNGQIRN, translated from the coding sequence TTGTCGTTAGCGATTGAAGAAGACCTGAAAACATACTGCTTGACCACTGCGCAAAAGGCCAAGCAGGCCTCGCGCCAGCTAGGCAGCCTACTGACCGCCCAAAAGGACGCATGGTTGTTGGCCAGTGCCGATGCGCTCGAAGCAGCCACCGACGAAATCCTGGCACAGAACGCTCGAGATTTGTCCGCTGCACCCGAGTACGGCCTGAGTCCTGCGGCCTTGGACCGTCTACGGCTGACCCCAGATCGCATTGCAGCTATTGCGCATTCCCTTCGCGAAATTGCGGCCCTACGCGACCCCATCGGTCAAACACTCGACGGAAGTGTCCGTCCCAATGGCTTGGAGATTCGCAAGGTCAGCGTGCCGCTGGGGACAGTGTTCTTCATCTACGAGTCGCGTCCAAACGTAACGGTGGATGCAGCAGCAATCTGCGTCAAGAGTGGCAATGCGGTGATTCTACGAGGCGGTAAAGAGGCGCGTTATTCGTCGGCCGCCATGGTTGCCGTACTGGCGCGAACCGCCGAAGAGTGTGGTATTCCCCCCAATGCTGTGCAGTTGGTTGAAACGATCGATCGCGATGCGGTGGGCTACTTTCTGTCGCTCTCCGATCTCATCGATGTCGCGATCCCTCGGGGTGGCAAGGGCTTGATTGAGCGGGTGGTGGCCGAAGCGCGCATGCCTGTGATTAAGCACTACGACGGCAACTGCCATGTGTATCTCCATGAATCAGCCGACGAGGCCATGGCGGTGGACATTGTTGTCAATTCCAAATGCCAGCGGATGGGGGTCTGCAATGCATGCGAGAGTCTGCTGGTGGATCGCAAAGTTGCTAAGCAACTGCTGCCCAAGGTCTGCCAGGCATTGACCGAGCAAGGAATCGAGTTGCGTGGCGATCCCGAAACTTGTCAATTGGTGCCAGCCGCCAAGGCCGCGAGTGAAGACGATTGGTGGGCGGAGTACCTGGGGCCGACGATCAGTATCAAAGTCGTGGATGGCATCGAGCAAGCGATCGAGCATATCAATCACTATGGCTCCCATCACACCGATGCCATTGTCGCCTCAACTTTGGCAGCCGCCCAAGCCTTTACTGCGGCAATCGATTCCAGTGCAGTAATCGTCAATGCAAGCACTCGATTTAATGATGGAGGCGCTTTCGGACTGGGCGCTGAGATTGGCATCAGCACTGACAAGTTCCATGCGCGTGGACCTTGCGGTTTGAGCGAACTGACCACCTACAAATATCTAGTGCACGGTAACGGCCAGATTCGAAATTAA
- a CDS encoding DUF819 family protein, with the protein MKYSVLISRIPLPLLLCLLLLPCHAWSQSRPADVGSGSNAASVTAVAEANSVSADAVSEDAVSGDVVSGDVVSGDVVSSADAAQVAEPLQSVAPATTPIPELPAEGESGGALAPASDASPPLITNDAVLLGLLLAMLGVVFWTSSSPNPRLQTFYKYVPMLLLCYFLPSLLTLFGLVDPHASQLYYVASRYLLPASLVLLTLSVDLREILKLGPKALIMFLTGTLGVILGGPLAILIVGLFAPGLVGGEGPDAVWRGMTTVAGSWIGGGANQAAMKEVFEPSDQIYSVMVTVDVLVAEFWMMFLLLGIGKAKQIDAWFKADASSVTRLQKKMEAFSLKSARIPTVAELFAILAVGFGCTAISHAVADWIAPWIKLNAPYLSALSLDSAFFWLIILATTLGVGLSFTPLRNLEGAGASKLGTVFIFILVATIGLGMDLSAIVTYGGLFIVGLVWMAIHVLLLVVVGYWIRSPFFFLAVGSKANIGGAASAPVIAAAFHPALAPVGVLLAVMGYVLGTYGAWLCGLMMRAIAEPGAG; encoded by the coding sequence ATGAAGTATTCTGTGTTGATTTCCCGAATCCCCCTACCGTTGCTGCTGTGCTTACTTCTGCTTCCTTGCCACGCGTGGAGCCAATCGCGGCCGGCAGATGTCGGTTCCGGTAGTAATGCAGCGTCTGTTACCGCGGTAGCTGAAGCAAACTCAGTATCTGCGGATGCAGTGTCGGAAGATGCAGTGTCGGGAGACGTAGTGTCGGGAGACGTAGTGTCGGGAGACGTAGTGTCGTCGGCTGACGCTGCGCAAGTAGCCGAGCCATTACAGAGCGTTGCGCCAGCGACAACTCCCATCCCCGAATTGCCTGCGGAGGGGGAGTCCGGCGGTGCACTGGCTCCAGCCAGCGATGCAAGCCCGCCTTTGATCACCAATGACGCGGTGCTACTAGGCCTGTTGCTGGCGATGTTGGGGGTCGTCTTCTGGACGAGTAGCAGCCCTAATCCGCGGTTGCAAACATTCTACAAGTATGTGCCGATGCTCCTTCTGTGCTACTTCCTGCCATCGCTGCTAACCCTGTTCGGTTTGGTCGACCCACACGCCTCCCAGCTCTACTACGTTGCCTCCCGCTATCTGTTGCCGGCGAGCCTAGTACTGCTGACCTTGAGTGTTGATCTGCGGGAAATCCTCAAACTGGGTCCCAAGGCACTGATTATGTTTTTGACAGGGACGCTGGGCGTCATCCTGGGAGGTCCACTGGCTATTTTGATTGTGGGCCTGTTTGCGCCCGGATTGGTCGGTGGAGAAGGACCGGATGCCGTTTGGCGAGGCATGACGACAGTGGCCGGTAGCTGGATTGGTGGCGGTGCGAACCAAGCTGCGATGAAAGAAGTGTTTGAACCCTCGGACCAGATCTACAGTGTGATGGTGACGGTCGACGTCTTGGTCGCAGAGTTTTGGATGATGTTTCTATTGCTGGGCATCGGGAAAGCCAAACAGATTGATGCGTGGTTCAAGGCGGATGCGTCGAGCGTGACGCGGCTGCAAAAAAAGATGGAAGCATTCAGCCTCAAATCCGCGAGGATCCCAACGGTTGCCGAGCTATTTGCCATATTAGCCGTTGGATTCGGATGCACGGCGATCTCCCATGCAGTAGCCGATTGGATAGCACCGTGGATCAAACTCAACGCTCCCTATCTCAGCGCGCTGAGCCTCGATTCCGCATTCTTCTGGCTCATTATTTTGGCCACCACGTTAGGTGTCGGCCTGTCGTTCACACCGCTGCGCAATTTGGAAGGTGCGGGAGCCTCCAAACTGGGAACGGTGTTTATCTTCATCCTGGTGGCAACGATTGGCTTGGGGATGGATCTATCCGCGATCGTGACCTACGGTGGGCTGTTTATCGTGGGCTTGGTATGGATGGCGATCCATGTACTACTGCTGGTGGTGGTAGGCTATTGGATTCGCTCACCATTCTTCTTCCTGGCCGTTGGCAGCAAAGCCAATATTGGCGGCGCGGCGAGCGCACCGGTGATTGCCGCCGCGTTCCATCCCGCTTTGGCTCCGGTAGGAGTGCTGCTCGCAGTCATGGGATACGTGCTGGGAACGTACGGAGCCTGGCTGTGCGGATTGATGATGCGAGCCATCGCCGAGCCGGGTGCAGGCTAG
- a CDS encoding putative manganese-dependent inorganic diphosphatase, giving the protein MTVYVFGHRNPDTDAICAAIAYADYLQRTHLPDAVAACCGAPNRRTEYALRRARLMAPRIIMDVRPEVSDVCRTDPIVAYDDEVFQEVYERMSENKLGALPVLNREGKFLGLLTLLDLMKVIFEGDDDPIQARQVCSSVRKICDVLKGEFQHCDAPDEKAKVMVMVGAMSAEGFTKRLNQFHPSETLVVSGNRPTIQLPALERGVRVLVVTGAYELSPGLLQLAQLNRVTVIKSAFDTATTTMRIKSARRIESAIQTDCLAVSSKLPVADARKLVDRSRQNLFPVLDDKGKLFGVLSKSDLVNPPKPKLVLVDHNELSQAVQGADESEIVEVLDHHRVGGNLKSDHPIRFINEPVGSTCTLVAKQFRGAGLIPTPGIAICMASGIISDTLHLRSPTTTEVDRELLEWLKSFANIDLDDFVREFFEVGSALQSQPAARVVREDCKEFVDRGHRFSISQIEEIGFDLFWERSSELLEALVELTEERSLDFSALLVTDIVSNGSLLLMSHEPDFWEAINYPRLERNLYQLEDVVSRKKQLLPLISQLLENSLNSVGQSEAT; this is encoded by the coding sequence ATGACTGTCTACGTTTTTGGGCATCGCAATCCAGACACCGATGCCATATGCGCGGCCATTGCTTATGCCGATTACTTGCAGCGGACTCATTTGCCGGATGCGGTAGCTGCTTGCTGTGGTGCCCCCAATCGACGCACCGAATATGCGCTGAGGCGCGCGCGTTTGATGGCGCCACGGATCATCATGGACGTGCGGCCAGAAGTCTCCGACGTCTGCCGCACCGATCCCATCGTGGCATACGATGATGAGGTGTTCCAAGAAGTCTACGAGCGGATGAGCGAAAATAAGCTGGGAGCACTCCCGGTCTTAAACCGCGAAGGGAAGTTTTTAGGACTGCTGACCCTTCTCGATCTCATGAAAGTCATTTTCGAAGGCGATGATGACCCAATTCAGGCGCGGCAGGTGTGCAGCTCGGTTCGCAAGATATGCGACGTTCTCAAGGGCGAATTCCAGCACTGTGACGCGCCCGACGAGAAGGCTAAAGTCATGGTGATGGTCGGCGCGATGAGCGCCGAAGGGTTTACCAAGCGCCTCAACCAATTTCATCCTTCGGAAACGCTCGTCGTGAGCGGCAATCGGCCTACCATCCAACTTCCCGCTCTGGAGCGAGGGGTTCGCGTGCTGGTGGTCACCGGTGCCTATGAGCTTTCGCCAGGTCTCTTGCAGCTCGCTCAATTGAACCGTGTGACGGTCATTAAGAGTGCGTTTGACACAGCTACGACGACCATGCGGATCAAATCGGCGCGACGTATCGAGTCGGCGATCCAAACCGATTGTTTAGCGGTTTCCTCCAAACTGCCGGTAGCGGATGCTCGCAAGCTGGTCGATCGTTCCCGGCAAAACCTGTTTCCCGTTCTGGATGACAAAGGAAAGTTGTTTGGCGTCCTCTCCAAATCGGACTTGGTGAATCCGCCCAAGCCGAAATTGGTGCTGGTCGACCACAACGAACTCTCCCAGGCGGTGCAAGGGGCCGATGAATCGGAAATCGTTGAAGTCTTGGACCACCACCGCGTCGGCGGGAATTTGAAGTCGGATCATCCCATCCGCTTCATCAATGAACCGGTCGGTTCCACTTGCACCTTGGTCGCAAAGCAGTTCCGCGGGGCTGGTTTGATTCCGACTCCCGGAATTGCCATTTGCATGGCCTCGGGCATTATCTCGGACACGCTCCACCTGCGATCTCCAACAACGACCGAGGTAGACCGCGAGCTCCTGGAATGGCTTAAATCGTTTGCCAATATCGACTTGGATGACTTTGTAAGAGAATTCTTCGAAGTGGGCTCTGCCTTGCAGTCTCAGCCTGCGGCCCGAGTGGTACGCGAGGACTGCAAGGAGTTCGTCGACCGCGGACATCGCTTCTCCATCTCGCAAATCGAAGAGATCGGTTTTGATTTGTTCTGGGAGCGGAGCAGCGAATTGCTCGAAGCTTTGGTGGAGTTGACCGAGGAACGCAGCCTCGATTTTTCAGCCTTGTTGGTTACCGATATTGTCTCCAACGGTAGCTTGTTGCTGATGTCTCACGAGCCAGATTTCTGGGAAGCCATCAACTATCCTCGACTCGAACGCAACTTGTACCAGTTGGAGGACGTGGTGAGCCGCAAGAAGCAATTGCTTCCACTGATTTCACAACTGCTGGAAAACTCCCTGAATTCAGTCGGGCAGTCCGAAGCCACCTAG
- the fliM gene encoding flagellar motor switch protein FliM, with protein MEDDSLNRDEVEDLLRSMDSDEEAPASAGEMPDAAEAEARADAILSNRKPPGRQRVVSYDFKRPERVGKEQMRALQSLHEGFARNFGASISALLRTIVESKLISVDQLTYSEFVYSLEIPTCFNLLRPTPLDGNWILDLSPSILYPIIDRMLGGTASTDSTLKRPLSDIELRLTSRITNTFLRELARAWANTVALELELERVESNPQLVQIVPPNEVVVLVSFELTMGKSRGMVNLCIPFNTIERIGSKLSNNSWIGYTSSRSSKESQDRLKDLLGESKVELVVNLASSTIHAVDLMHLQVGDIVTTETDINTPLEILVEGVGKFEGKAGAFKGKKAVEVLQVVPRKQNPPAG; from the coding sequence ATGGAAGACGACTCGCTAAACCGCGACGAAGTGGAAGACCTGCTACGCTCAATGGATTCCGATGAAGAAGCCCCTGCTTCGGCCGGTGAGATGCCAGATGCCGCCGAGGCCGAAGCACGGGCGGACGCCATCCTTTCCAATCGCAAGCCGCCGGGTAGGCAACGGGTTGTATCCTACGATTTCAAGCGGCCGGAACGGGTGGGCAAGGAGCAGATGCGCGCCCTGCAATCGCTGCACGAAGGATTTGCCCGGAACTTCGGGGCGTCGATTTCCGCACTGCTGCGAACGATTGTCGAATCCAAGTTGATTAGCGTCGACCAGCTCACCTACAGCGAGTTTGTCTACAGCCTCGAAATTCCCACCTGCTTCAACCTACTGCGCCCCACCCCGCTGGATGGCAACTGGATTCTCGACCTGAGCCCTTCCATCCTGTACCCCATCATCGATCGGATGCTGGGCGGTACCGCCTCCACCGACTCAACGCTGAAACGCCCGCTAAGCGATATTGAATTGCGTCTCACCAGTCGCATTACGAATACGTTCCTCCGCGAACTGGCTCGCGCGTGGGCGAATACGGTCGCTCTGGAACTCGAACTGGAACGTGTGGAAAGCAATCCACAATTAGTCCAAATCGTGCCTCCCAACGAAGTGGTAGTGCTGGTGAGCTTCGAGCTTACGATGGGTAAATCGCGAGGGATGGTCAACCTGTGCATCCCCTTCAATACGATCGAACGGATCGGTTCGAAACTCTCCAACAACAGCTGGATTGGCTATACCTCTTCGCGCAGTTCCAAGGAATCGCAAGACCGGCTTAAGGACCTGCTGGGCGAGTCAAAAGTAGAATTGGTAGTGAACTTGGCCAGCTCCACCATTCACGCGGTCGATTTAATGCACCTGCAGGTGGGTGACATCGTCACGACGGAGACGGACATCAACACTCCGCTGGAAATCCTGGTGGAGGGAGTTGGAAAATTTGAAGGCAAGGCGGGGGCCTTTAAAGGGAAAAAGGCCGTAGAAGTGCTGCAAGTCGTCCCCCGCAAACAGAATCCTCCAGCGGGTTGA